A window of the Chloroflexus sp. Y-396-1 genome harbors these coding sequences:
- a CDS encoding YecA family protein: MNQIKTRKLGRNDPCHCGSGRKYKDCHLRIEEEWRSQQLRLRNAQDQLLQRILAMASTADATDLQNAFDRYWQQRYQFAQLAELNQRESYSADRFIVWFAFDYRQPDGKTLVERLAAQTAESDLSPLERQLLPTWVDVRLRPYRVEKLHPNAGASLRDLLHDEAVPLADSHASLRLELNEVIVGHLVPVDTPLGQTTPNYYLAGPAAHLTPDTAEPIQTFANLHLEALRRERPEAGWLDLLRERSEIFSHFVLMLPTDKPDPDRIQRFIEETRQRLLGA; the protein is encoded by the coding sequence ATGAACCAAATAAAGACGCGAAAGTTAGGGCGAAATGATCCTTGCCACTGCGGTAGTGGCCGCAAATACAAAGATTGCCATTTACGGATTGAAGAAGAGTGGCGCAGTCAGCAACTACGATTGCGGAATGCGCAAGATCAACTCTTACAACGCATCCTGGCGATGGCGTCCACTGCTGACGCTACTGACCTGCAAAATGCCTTTGATCGTTACTGGCAACAACGTTACCAGTTTGCGCAACTGGCCGAACTAAACCAGCGTGAAAGCTACAGCGCCGACCGGTTTATAGTGTGGTTTGCATTTGATTATCGACAACCTGACGGGAAAACCCTTGTCGAACGTCTGGCAGCTCAGACAGCAGAGAGCGATCTTTCCCCACTTGAACGTCAACTCTTACCGACCTGGGTTGATGTCAGATTACGACCTTATCGCGTCGAGAAACTTCATCCGAATGCCGGCGCCAGTCTGCGCGACTTACTACATGATGAAGCCGTGCCATTGGCCGACAGCCATGCCTCACTGCGACTGGAACTCAATGAGGTCATTGTCGGTCATCTGGTACCGGTCGATACACCACTCGGCCAAACAACACCGAATTACTACCTTGCCGGCCCTGCCGCTCATCTCACGCCCGATACCGCCGAGCCGATTCAGACATTCGCAAACCTTCATCTGGAGGCGTTACGACGTGAACGACCAGAGGCCGGCTGGCTAGACCTGTTACGCGAGCGTTCAGAAATATTCAGTCATTTCGTCCTAATGTTGCCAACAGATAAACCCGACCCTGATCGCATTCAGCGTTTTATTGAAGAGACCCGTCAGCGCCTGCTCGGAGCCTGA
- a CDS encoding formylglycine-generating enzyme family protein — protein sequence MTTLTALLPVMIYIPARTFRMGTPIQELNDLARRYGGTRESYREETPQHELSLPAFAIAQTPVSNALYAQAVAAGAVPPPPLWHGPTPPPELLALPVTDVNWYEAQAFCTWLNQQPDCSVHLIDPSGQPVTPPSTLRFRLPTEAEWEHAARGSDGRRFPWGETFHPDYANTRESGRFAPNPPGAYPDGRSPYGVEDMAGNVWEWTSSLDRPYPYRPNDGREDPTAQGRRILRGGCYANPQGYARCACRFRLQPTMRNQFLGIRLALKLE from the coding sequence ATGACCACCTTGACCGCATTATTACCGGTTATGATCTACATCCCGGCCCGCACCTTTCGCATGGGCACACCGATCCAGGAATTGAACGACCTTGCCCGTCGCTATGGTGGTACCCGCGAAAGCTACCGCGAAGAGACGCCGCAGCATGAACTATCGCTACCAGCATTTGCCATCGCCCAAACACCGGTCAGCAATGCGCTCTACGCACAGGCGGTTGCGGCTGGCGCTGTGCCACCGCCACCACTCTGGCACGGCCCAACTCCACCGCCCGAATTACTGGCACTGCCGGTCACCGATGTCAACTGGTATGAAGCGCAAGCCTTCTGCACCTGGCTGAATCAACAACCAGATTGCTCTGTTCACCTGATCGATCCGAGCGGCCAACCAGTTACACCACCGTCCACCCTTCGTTTCCGCCTGCCGACTGAGGCTGAATGGGAGCACGCAGCGCGTGGCAGTGATGGCCGTCGCTTCCCATGGGGCGAAACGTTTCATCCCGACTACGCCAATACACGCGAGAGTGGTAGGTTTGCTCCTAACCCTCCAGGCGCCTATCCTGACGGACGCAGTCCCTACGGGGTCGAGGACATGGCTGGTAATGTTTGGGAATGGACTTCCTCGCTTGATCGGCCATACCCGTATCGGCCAAACGATGGCCGCGAAGATCCAACTGCTCAAGGACGACGTATTTTGCGCGGTGGATGTTACGCCAATCCACAAGGGTATGCACGCTGTGCCTGTCGTTTCCGCCTCCAACCCACGATGCGTAATCAGTTTCTAGGCATACGGCTCGCTTTGAAACTGGAATAG